Proteins encoded within one genomic window of Halorussus salilacus:
- a CDS encoding DUF7544 domain-containing protein produces MTWYAVEDLDDALDATRTLLTPVDPRQWLRLALVVFFLSGTGGGPSATAGSSTGGPTAAPGGPGGPGGELRLPLSPEEVLSVGLAVVVVGLTLGLLYALVGSVMEFVFVESLRRRRARIRRYADQHLARALRLFGFRLVLGLLVVVPAGGVVLAVLSAATGEPRVSLGLLAVFVPLLALFGILVAAVDVFTTHFVVPVMIGRNLGVLAAWRRFWPTLTREWQQYGVYALVRLVLAFAAGLVSSVVGSVVGAILFVPLAIAGVVAFPALGGPAGVVSNPAALAAGVALLVGYLLAVLVALALVLVPVQTFVRYHALLVLGDTNREFDLIPELRRELREA; encoded by the coding sequence ATGACGTGGTACGCGGTCGAGGACCTCGACGACGCCCTCGACGCGACGAGGACGCTTCTCACCCCGGTCGACCCCCGCCAGTGGCTCCGACTCGCGCTCGTGGTCTTCTTCCTCAGCGGCACCGGCGGCGGCCCATCGGCGACCGCGGGGAGTTCTACCGGTGGCCCGACCGCCGCGCCCGGCGGCCCGGGCGGTCCCGGCGGCGAACTCCGCCTGCCGCTCTCCCCGGAGGAGGTGCTGTCGGTCGGCCTCGCGGTGGTCGTCGTCGGGCTGACGCTGGGACTGCTGTACGCGCTGGTCGGGTCGGTCATGGAGTTCGTGTTCGTCGAATCGCTGCGCAGACGCCGCGCCCGGATTCGACGCTACGCCGACCAGCACCTCGCACGCGCGCTCAGACTGTTCGGGTTCCGGCTGGTCCTCGGCCTGCTGGTCGTCGTCCCCGCGGGCGGGGTGGTGCTGGCGGTGCTGTCGGCCGCGACGGGCGAACCGCGGGTCTCGCTCGGCCTCCTCGCGGTGTTCGTGCCCCTGCTCGCGCTGTTCGGAATCCTCGTCGCCGCGGTAGACGTGTTCACGACCCACTTCGTCGTCCCGGTGATGATCGGTCGGAACCTCGGCGTGCTCGCGGCGTGGCGGCGGTTCTGGCCCACGCTGACCCGCGAGTGGCAACAGTACGGCGTCTACGCCCTCGTCCGGCTCGTCCTCGCGTTCGCGGCGGGGCTGGTGTCGTCGGTGGTCGGGAGCGTTGTCGGCGCGATACTGTTCGTCCCGCTCGCGATTGCCGGGGTGGTGGCGTTCCCGGCGCTGGGCGGTCCGGCGGGGGTCGTCTCGAACCCGGCCGCGCTGGCGGCGGGGGTGGCGCTTCTGGTCGGCTACCTGTTGGCCGTGCTGGTCGCGCTCGCGCTCGTCCTCGTGCCCGTCCAGACGTTCGTCCGGTACCACGCCCTGCTCGTGCTCGGCGACACGAACCGGGAGTTCGACCTGATTCCGGAGCTCCGCCGGGAGTTGCGCGAGGCGTAG
- a CDS encoding TrmB family transcriptional regulator, producing the protein MDEDDTVERSSTSNRTQSDDTAERSPTNDRTQSDDTAERSPTSNRTQSDDAIEALEDMGLSNYEAKVFAALQRLGTGTARDVHRATDVPRSQVYGAAESLQERGLVEVQQSKPIQYRPVSLDSARSHLRGEFERTQEKAFDYLEAARKQRGDADERREDIWTVHGRTSIDGRVEQLLAEAERRVVFALGEDADPLAESVADALRECAESGVEVLVVNADAELRERFADDPVAFRDLPVDHPHADDPVGRVVVVDGETILLSVRTAGDDPELGDETAIWSSRTGIATVLIQLIDGGLGEAVSV; encoded by the coding sequence ATGGACGAAGACGACACCGTCGAGCGAAGCTCGACGAGCAATCGGACGCAGTCCGATGACACCGCCGAGCGAAGCCCGACGAACGACCGGACGCAGTCCGATGACACCGCCGAGCGAAGCCCGACGAGCAATCGGACCCAGTCCGATGACGCCATCGAGGCCCTCGAAGACATGGGGCTGTCGAACTACGAGGCGAAGGTGTTCGCGGCGCTCCAGCGACTCGGCACCGGCACCGCCCGCGACGTGCATCGCGCGACCGACGTGCCGCGGTCGCAGGTGTACGGCGCGGCCGAGTCGCTCCAGGAGCGCGGTCTCGTCGAGGTCCAGCAGTCCAAACCCATCCAGTATCGGCCCGTCAGCCTCGACTCCGCGCGGTCGCACCTCCGCGGGGAGTTCGAGCGAACACAGGAGAAAGCGTTCGACTACCTCGAAGCCGCCCGCAAACAGCGCGGCGACGCCGACGAGCGACGAGAGGACATCTGGACGGTCCACGGCCGGACCAGCATCGACGGCCGGGTCGAGCAACTGCTGGCGGAGGCCGAGCGCCGGGTCGTCTTCGCGCTCGGCGAGGACGCCGACCCGCTCGCCGAGTCGGTCGCCGACGCCCTTCGCGAGTGCGCCGAGTCCGGCGTCGAGGTGCTGGTCGTGAACGCCGATGCCGAACTCCGCGAGCGGTTCGCCGACGACCCCGTGGCGTTCCGGGACCTCCCGGTCGACCACCCCCACGCCGACGACCCGGTGGGTCGGGTGGTGGTGGTCGACGGCGAGACAATCCTGCTGAGCGTCCGGACGGCGGGCGACGACCCCGAACTCGGCGACGAGACCGCCATCTGGTCGTCCAGAACCGGCATCGCGACGGTCCTCATCCAACTCATCGACGGCGGTCTCGGAGAGGCCGTGTCGGTCTGA